One region of Coriobacteriia bacterium genomic DNA includes:
- a CDS encoding aspartate carbamoyltransferase catalytic subunit, giving the protein MLTCRHLIDIREVSAEDVGLILDTASSFKEVNERRIKKLPTLRGRTVINLFLEPSTRTRTSFEIAAKRLSADAVNMAGSASAAVKGESLRDTARTLSAMACDLIVVRHRYSGAPYILADAMDACVVNGGDGSHQHPTQALLDLFTIRERLGRLEGLTVGIVGDIGHSRVAGSLVPALRTVGARPVVIAPATLMPARPEALGAEVASDFDAVLPELDVAYMLRIQGERMEGMPFPSLREYARFYGMDGPRLARMKPEAIVMHPGPMNRGVEVTSEVADSPRSVVLDQVNAGVAVRMAVMYLLLGGADADAAAA; this is encoded by the coding sequence ATGCTGACCTGCCGCCACCTCATCGACATCCGCGAGGTCTCCGCGGAGGACGTCGGGCTCATCCTGGACACGGCGAGCTCGTTCAAGGAGGTCAACGAGCGCAGGATCAAGAAGCTCCCGACGCTTCGCGGCCGCACCGTCATCAACCTCTTCCTCGAGCCCTCCACGCGGACGCGCACGAGCTTCGAGATCGCGGCCAAGCGCCTGTCGGCCGACGCGGTGAACATGGCGGGGTCGGCCTCGGCGGCCGTCAAGGGCGAGTCGCTGAGAGACACCGCCAGGACGCTGTCGGCGATGGCGTGCGACCTCATCGTCGTGCGCCACAGGTACTCCGGCGCGCCCTACATCCTCGCCGACGCCATGGACGCCTGCGTGGTCAACGGCGGCGACGGGAGCCACCAGCACCCGACCCAGGCCCTTCTCGACCTGTTCACGATCCGCGAGCGGCTCGGGCGGCTCGAGGGGCTGACCGTCGGCATCGTGGGCGACATCGGGCACTCACGCGTGGCGGGGTCGCTCGTGCCGGCGCTCAGGACGGTCGGTGCGCGCCCGGTCGTCATCGCTCCGGCGACGCTGATGCCCGCGCGCCCGGAAGCCCTCGGCGCCGAGGTGGCGAGCGACTTCGACGCCGTGCTGCCCGAGCTGGACGTCGCGTACATGCTGCGCATACAGGGCGAGCGCATGGAGGGCATGCCCTTCCCCAGCCTGCGCGAGTACGCGCGCTTCTACGGCATGGACGGTCCTCGGCTCGCGCGCATGAAGCCCGAAGCCATCGTCATGCACCCGGGCCCGATGAACCGGGGGGTGGAGGTCACCTCCGAGGTCGCCGACTCGCCGCGTTCGGTCGTGCTCGACCAGGTCAACGCCGGGGTGGCCGTGCGCATGGCGGTCATGTACCTGCTGCTGGGAGGTGCCGATGCCGACGCAGCTGCTGCTTAG
- the carA gene encoding glutamine-hydrolyzing carbamoyl-phosphate synthase small subunit → MLALEDGTVFAGVACGADGERAGEAVFNTSMTGYQEVLTDPSYAGQIVTMTAPHVGNCGVNGADMESRGVFVSGFVVREMTQEPSNWRAEESLPAFLSRHGVVAIRGVDTRRLTRHIRERGAMRAVISTVDPDPDSLVTKARAADRLEGRDLVAEVAVDHPFRWGEADSSGAVPVDTGVIPVKPDHRVVALDSGIKYNILRRLAEEGCEITLVRPDASADEVLAHEPDGVFLANGPGDPAAVEYLYSTLRSLIGRVPLFGICLGHQMLSLAVGAGTFKLKYGHRGGNQPVKNLLTGRVEVTSQNHGFCVDFGSIGPLVPEDSRGLGHDPADLGAWAAAAVAPVVRSSSFGRVQLTHVNLNDMTTEGVALLDAPAFSVQYHPEAAPGPHDARYLFSAFARMMDGEADYLAAAGASAHRPGD, encoded by the coding sequence CTGCTGGCGCTGGAGGACGGGACCGTGTTCGCCGGCGTCGCCTGCGGGGCGGACGGAGAGCGCGCGGGAGAGGCCGTCTTCAACACGTCGATGACCGGCTACCAGGAGGTGCTGACCGACCCGAGCTACGCGGGGCAGATCGTGACCATGACGGCGCCGCACGTCGGCAACTGCGGCGTCAACGGCGCCGACATGGAGTCGCGCGGCGTCTTCGTCTCGGGCTTCGTGGTGCGCGAGATGACGCAGGAGCCCTCCAACTGGCGGGCCGAGGAGTCCCTGCCTGCGTTCCTGAGCCGCCACGGCGTCGTCGCGATCCGGGGCGTGGACACGCGGCGGCTCACCCGCCACATCCGCGAGCGCGGTGCCATGCGGGCCGTGATCTCCACCGTCGACCCGGATCCGGACTCGCTCGTGACCAAGGCACGCGCCGCCGACCGGCTCGAGGGGCGCGACCTCGTGGCCGAGGTCGCCGTCGACCACCCGTTCCGCTGGGGGGAGGCGGACTCCTCCGGGGCTGTTCCGGTGGACACCGGCGTGATCCCCGTGAAACCCGACCACCGGGTCGTGGCGTTGGATTCCGGCATCAAGTACAACATCCTCCGCCGTCTGGCCGAGGAGGGCTGCGAGATCACGCTCGTGCGGCCCGACGCCTCCGCCGACGAGGTGCTCGCTCACGAGCCCGACGGCGTGTTCCTCGCCAACGGCCCGGGGGACCCGGCCGCGGTGGAGTACCTCTACTCGACGTTGAGGTCGCTCATCGGGCGTGTCCCCCTGTTCGGCATCTGCCTGGGGCACCAGATGCTCTCGCTGGCGGTGGGAGCGGGAACGTTCAAGCTCAAGTACGGGCACAGGGGTGGCAACCAGCCGGTCAAGAACCTCCTGACCGGGCGCGTGGAGGTGACGAGCCAGAACCACGGCTTCTGCGTGGACTTCGGCTCCATCGGCCCGCTGGTGCCCGAGGACTCCCGGGGCCTCGGGCACGACCCGGCGGACCTGGGTGCCTGGGCCGCCGCCGCGGTCGCGCCGGTCGTGCGCTCGTCGAGCTTCGGGCGCGTGCAGCTGACCCACGTGAACCTCAACGACATGACGACCGAGGGCGTCGCGCTGCTCGACGCCCCGGCGTTCTCGGTGCAGTACCACCCGGAGGCCGCCCCCGGCCCTCACGACGCGAGGTACCTCTTCTCCGCGTTCGCCAGGATGATGGACGGCGAGGCGGACTACCTCGCCGCGGCGGGCGCGTCCGCGCACCGGCCGGGCGATTGA
- a CDS encoding dihydroorotate dehydrogenase, protein MSPRSPRGTEKPRAGAGGGPPAVDMRVTIPSRSGGAALTMRNPVMTASGTFGSGREYADFVDLSRLGAIVTKGVSAEPWLGGPSPRIAETPSGMLNAIGLQNPGVERFCESDLPWLAGQDVPVVVNVAGHTAEECASVARRLEREDAVDAVELNISCPNVDAGGMAFGTSCDAASEVTAAVRGATGKVLIVKLSPNVTDIAEVARAVVDAGADAVSLVNTLLGMAIDVDTMRPKLARVVGGLSGPAVKPVAVRMVWQVAEAVDVPVIGMGGIRDARDAVEFMLAGASAVAVGTASFTDPSTAERVVDGLEDFCHSRGVARVAELTGSMRTDAS, encoded by the coding sequence ATGAGTCCGAGGTCCCCCCGCGGCACTGAGAAGCCCCGAGCCGGGGCGGGCGGCGGCCCGCCGGCCGTCGACATGCGGGTCACCATCCCCAGCCGCTCGGGCGGGGCCGCCCTGACCATGCGCAACCCGGTGATGACCGCGTCGGGCACGTTCGGCTCCGGACGGGAGTACGCCGACTTCGTCGATCTCTCCCGCCTGGGCGCGATCGTCACCAAGGGCGTGAGTGCCGAGCCCTGGCTCGGGGGACCCTCGCCGAGGATCGCGGAGACGCCCTCGGGCATGCTCAACGCCATCGGGCTGCAGAACCCCGGGGTGGAGCGGTTCTGCGAGAGCGACCTGCCGTGGCTGGCGGGACAGGACGTGCCGGTCGTCGTGAACGTCGCCGGCCACACCGCCGAGGAGTGCGCCTCCGTCGCCCGCAGGCTGGAGCGCGAGGACGCGGTGGACGCGGTCGAGCTCAACATCAGCTGCCCGAACGTGGACGCCGGGGGCATGGCGTTCGGCACGTCTTGCGACGCGGCCTCGGAGGTGACCGCCGCCGTGCGCGGCGCTACCGGCAAGGTGCTGATCGTGAAGCTGAGCCCGAACGTCACCGACATCGCCGAGGTCGCGCGGGCGGTCGTCGACGCCGGCGCCGACGCGGTCAGCCTCGTCAACACGCTGCTCGGCATGGCGATCGACGTCGACACCATGCGGCCGAAGCTCGCCCGCGTGGTGGGCGGGCTCTCGGGGCCGGCGGTCAAGCCCGTCGCGGTGCGCATGGTGTGGCAGGTCGCCGAGGCGGTCGACGTGCCCGTGATCGGGATGGGCGGCATCCGCGACGCGCGGGACGCTGTCGAGTTCATGCTGGCCGGAGCGTCGGCGGTCGCGGTCGGGACCGCTTCGTTCACGGACCCCTCCACCGCCGAGCGTGTCGTCGACGGTCTGGAGGATTTCTGCCATTCTCGTGGGGTGGCGCGCGTCGCCGAGCTCACCGGCTCGATGCGCACCGACGCGAGCTGA
- a CDS encoding dihydroorotate dehydrogenase electron transfer subunit has product MSEGGRTRTRPSSGGGGPARPALEHVTVLANERLAEGVGLLTLRAPRTAGGVRPGQFVHVRLAAGTERVLRRPFSVHDVDGTAIGILFQVLGEGTREMAGWERGFATDLLGPLGHGFEVPDDASRALLVAGGLGAAPLGLLSRRLAERGVAVTVALGAPTAERLVSRDVFERSARRVAYATDDGSHGERGPVTALVEGLISADEPDAVCACGPEAMARVVAAQAAAAGVPCLVSLERLMACGVGACLSCMVSTRTGLKRACADGPVFDAEEVLWDESEVPPRH; this is encoded by the coding sequence ATGAGCGAAGGCGGGCGCACGCGCACGCGCCCCTCATCCGGCGGCGGGGGCCCGGCGCGGCCCGCGCTCGAGCACGTGACCGTGCTCGCCAACGAGCGGCTCGCCGAAGGCGTCGGGCTGCTCACCCTGCGCGCGCCCCGCACCGCGGGCGGCGTGAGGCCGGGCCAGTTCGTCCACGTGCGCCTCGCGGCAGGGACGGAGCGCGTGCTGCGCCGGCCGTTCTCGGTGCACGACGTGGACGGCACGGCCATCGGGATCCTCTTCCAGGTGCTCGGCGAGGGGACGCGCGAGATGGCGGGATGGGAGCGCGGCTTCGCCACGGACCTCCTCGGCCCGCTGGGGCACGGCTTCGAGGTCCCGGACGACGCCTCGCGGGCGCTGCTGGTGGCCGGCGGGCTCGGCGCCGCGCCCCTGGGGCTGCTCTCCCGGCGCCTCGCCGAGCGAGGCGTCGCGGTCACCGTGGCCCTCGGCGCCCCTACGGCGGAGCGGCTCGTCTCGCGCGACGTCTTCGAGCGCTCCGCCCGGCGGGTCGCCTACGCCACCGACGACGGCTCCCACGGCGAGCGCGGGCCCGTGACCGCGCTGGTGGAGGGGCTGATATCCGCGGACGAGCCCGACGCCGTGTGCGCCTGCGGCCCCGAGGCCATGGCCCGGGTGGTGGCCGCGCAGGCCGCTGCGGCCGGCGTGCCCTGCCTGGTGTCGCTCGAGCGGTTGATGGCGTGCGGCGTGGGCGCGTGCCTGTCGTGCATGGTCTCCACCCGCACGGGACTCAAGCGCGCGTGCGCGGACGGTCCCGTCTTCGACGCGGAGGAGGTGCTCTGGGATGAGTCCGAGGTCCCCCCGCGGCACTGA
- the pyrF gene encoding orotidine-5'-phosphate decarboxylase: MSEVRLADRLIVALDLPPQEARTVAGRLSGRARWVKVGMTAYYREGPALVRAMLEAGFEVFVDLKLHDIPHQVRGAAEALGTLGSAMLTVHASGGAAMIEAAVEGARAGAGSAGIPSPAVVAVTILTSMDARALASVGAADEPAAQVARLTRLARDAGAAGVVCSPREAAAARALLGDDAVVVTPGVRPRWASTDDQVRVATPAEALAAGASHLVIGRPITRAEDPAAAFDRIVTEAEGGRPWEGEPG, translated from the coding sequence ATGAGCGAGGTGCGCCTGGCCGACCGCCTGATCGTCGCGCTCGACCTGCCGCCGCAAGAGGCGCGCACCGTGGCCGGGAGGCTATCCGGGCGCGCGCGATGGGTCAAGGTCGGCATGACCGCGTACTACCGGGAGGGCCCCGCTCTCGTGCGCGCCATGCTGGAGGCGGGCTTCGAGGTCTTCGTGGACCTGAAGCTGCACGACATCCCGCACCAGGTGCGCGGAGCGGCGGAGGCCCTGGGCACGCTGGGTTCGGCGATGCTGACCGTGCACGCCTCGGGGGGCGCGGCTATGATCGAAGCGGCTGTGGAAGGCGCGCGCGCCGGAGCGGGAAGCGCCGGCATCCCGAGCCCGGCCGTCGTGGCCGTGACGATCCTGACCAGCATGGACGCGCGCGCCCTCGCGTCCGTGGGCGCCGCGGACGAGCCGGCCGCCCAGGTGGCGCGCCTCACGCGGCTGGCACGGGACGCGGGGGCGGCCGGGGTGGTGTGCTCGCCGCGCGAGGCGGCCGCCGCTCGGGCGCTGCTGGGGGACGATGCCGTCGTGGTGACGCCGGGAGTCAGGCCGCGCTGGGCGTCCACCGACGACCAGGTGCGGGTGGCCACGCCCGCGGAGGCGCTGGCGGCCGGGGCGTCGCATCTCGTGATCGGGCGCCCGATAACCCGCGCGGAGGATCCGGCCGCCGCCTTCGACCGCATCGTGACCGAGGCCGAGGGGGGCCGGCCGTGGGAGGGGGAGCCGGGGTAG
- a CDS encoding universal stress protein → MLRSVLVPTDFTEEGVLITEYAEGLPALGVRRVVLTNVVEASGMEGPVIAAAVDRVRGSLLKRAERLKECCGLQVEVRVPTGDPAEELLALASEVDCDGVVVGTHGKALVERLVTGSVSGTILHDAPCPIMFARFSLLAVHSDPAALARAWGSALLLPTDFSASATRALMAVLELPSGTVRTLYLLHVLDPSLDGEKLRRAETGAEFELGDLAEMARREGIAATTAIRRGEPDREVLAEAERRRVTGVATGRRGRGALTEAVLGSVSATLMRQASCPVLVVP, encoded by the coding sequence TTGCTGCGCAGCGTGCTCGTCCCCACCGACTTCACCGAGGAAGGCGTGCTGATCACCGAGTACGCCGAGGGGCTGCCCGCCCTGGGCGTGCGCCGGGTCGTGCTGACCAACGTCGTGGAGGCCTCGGGCATGGAGGGACCGGTGATCGCCGCGGCGGTCGACCGGGTGCGCGGGTCGCTGCTCAAGCGCGCGGAGCGGCTCAAGGAGTGCTGCGGGCTGCAGGTCGAGGTCCGCGTGCCGACGGGCGACCCCGCCGAGGAGCTGCTCGCGCTGGCCTCGGAGGTCGACTGCGACGGGGTCGTCGTCGGGACGCACGGCAAGGCGCTCGTCGAGCGGCTGGTCACCGGTTCGGTCTCCGGGACGATACTGCACGACGCGCCATGCCCGATCATGTTCGCGCGCTTCAGCCTGCTCGCGGTCCACTCCGATCCGGCCGCGCTCGCCCGGGCGTGGGGGAGCGCCCTGCTGCTGCCGACCGACTTCTCGGCCTCGGCCACGCGGGCCCTCATGGCCGTCCTCGAACTACCGTCCGGTACCGTGCGGACGCTGTACCTGTTGCACGTGCTCGACCCGTCCCTGGACGGCGAGAAGCTGCGCCGCGCGGAGACGGGCGCCGAGTTCGAGCTGGGCGACCTGGCGGAGATGGCGCGCCGGGAGGGCATCGCCGCGACGACGGCGATCAGGCGGGGAGAGCCGGACCGCGAGGTGCTCGCCGAGGCCGAGCGCCGCCGTGTCACCGGCGTGGCGACCGGCCGGAGGGGCCGCGGCGCCCTGACGGAGGCGGTGCTCGGCAGCGTCTCGGCCACGCTGATGCGCCAAGCCAGCTGCCCGGTGCTGGTCGTGCCGTAG
- the carB gene encoding carbamoyl-phosphate synthase large subunit, with the protein MPRRDDIRRILVIGSGPIVIGQAAEFDYSGAQACKVLREDGYEVVLVNSNPATIMTDPEMAQRTYVEPVTPEFVEKVIAAERPDALLPTLGGQTGLNCAVALAESGVLDRHGVELIGAKLDVIKKGEDRRLFREAMERIGLDVPRSGYAYSVAEAEVLVGELGGFPLVIRPSFTLGGAGGGIAYNIEELREIVAGGVALSPMGECLVEESVVGWKEFEMEVMRDRNDDCVIVCSIENFDAMGVHTGDSITVAPAQTLTDREYQAMRDASIAILREIGVETGGSNVQFAVDPANGRLVVIEMNPRVSRSSALASKATGFPIAKIAAKLAVGYTLDEIPNDITRETPACFEPSIDYTVVKVPRWTFEKFPGTDPDLTTRMKSVGEVMAIGRTFPEALGKAMRSLENGRAGLGADGRDRFDDTHFDRMLSTPREARPFYIAEAFRRGRTVEDVAALTRVDPWFLERIREAVAVERSMEGRALSSVSAQEMRAAKQHGLSDAQIAGLTDSSDADVRAYRLDLGVRPTFKAVDTCAAEFAASTPYYYKTYEEEDEVAPSERRKAMILGAGPNRIGQGIEFDYCCVHASFALGELGYETIMVNCNPETVSTDYDTSDRLYFEPLTFEDVMDVVEAERPEGVVVTFGGQTPLKLAHALEDAGVPILGTRPEAIDLAEDRRRFQEMLDRLGIAYPAAGTAETFEEALDVARRIGFPLLVRPSYVLGGRGMVIAYDEEYLERYMAEAVSVSPDHPVLLDRFLEGAIEVDVDAVCDGTDVYIGGVMEHIEEAGIHSGDSACCIPPFSLGESTIEEIRRHTRDLALALGVQGLLNVQFAVKDHAVHVLEVNPRASRTVPFVSKATGVPLAKVAAKVMAGMRLAEMGLPEEGRDLGRFCVKEAVMPFGRFPGTDSVLGPEMKSTGEVMGVAEDFPAAYAKSQLAIEYSLPRAGTAFVSVPDRDKRAIASVARHLHVLGFDLLSTRGTARMLRAAGLPVSEVLKVHEGRPNIVDAITNGEVDLVVNTPFGQETRSDGYHIRTAAVRHGIANITTVPAAQAVVQAIEAVKEGRLGVVALQDFAEAGEPAAVAPASGYAGADGTAAGGGRP; encoded by the coding sequence TTGCCCCGACGCGACGACATCCGCAGGATCCTGGTGATCGGCTCCGGGCCGATCGTCATCGGGCAGGCCGCCGAGTTCGACTACTCCGGCGCGCAGGCGTGCAAGGTCCTGCGCGAGGACGGCTACGAGGTCGTGCTCGTGAACTCCAACCCGGCCACCATCATGACCGATCCGGAGATGGCCCAGCGGACCTACGTGGAGCCGGTGACGCCGGAGTTCGTGGAGAAGGTGATCGCCGCCGAGAGACCCGACGCGCTGCTCCCCACGCTGGGAGGCCAGACGGGACTGAACTGCGCCGTCGCGCTCGCGGAGTCCGGCGTGCTCGACCGCCACGGGGTGGAGCTCATCGGCGCGAAGCTCGACGTCATCAAGAAGGGCGAGGACCGCAGGCTCTTCCGCGAGGCTATGGAGAGGATCGGCCTGGACGTGCCGAGGAGCGGGTACGCGTACTCGGTGGCCGAGGCCGAGGTGCTCGTCGGCGAACTCGGCGGCTTCCCGCTGGTCATCCGCCCGAGCTTCACGCTCGGTGGCGCGGGCGGAGGGATCGCCTACAACATCGAGGAGCTGCGTGAGATCGTCGCCGGGGGCGTGGCGCTCTCCCCGATGGGCGAGTGCCTCGTCGAGGAGAGCGTGGTGGGCTGGAAGGAGTTCGAGATGGAGGTGATGCGCGATCGCAACGACGACTGCGTGATCGTGTGCTCCATCGAGAACTTCGACGCGATGGGCGTGCACACCGGCGACTCGATCACGGTGGCTCCCGCCCAGACGCTGACCGACCGCGAGTATCAGGCGATGCGAGACGCCTCGATCGCCATCCTGCGCGAGATCGGGGTCGAGACCGGCGGCTCGAACGTGCAGTTCGCGGTGGACCCCGCCAACGGGCGGCTCGTGGTGATCGAGATGAACCCGCGCGTGTCGCGCTCCAGCGCGCTGGCGAGCAAGGCGACGGGGTTCCCCATCGCCAAGATCGCGGCGAAGCTGGCGGTGGGCTACACGCTCGACGAGATCCCCAACGACATCACGCGCGAGACGCCGGCGTGCTTCGAGCCCTCCATCGACTACACGGTGGTCAAGGTGCCGCGCTGGACCTTCGAGAAGTTCCCCGGGACCGACCCCGACCTCACCACGAGGATGAAGTCGGTGGGCGAGGTCATGGCGATCGGCCGCACGTTCCCCGAGGCTCTGGGCAAGGCGATGCGCAGCCTCGAGAACGGCCGCGCCGGCCTGGGCGCCGATGGGCGGGACCGCTTCGACGACACGCACTTCGACCGGATGCTGTCCACGCCGCGCGAGGCGCGGCCCTTCTACATCGCCGAGGCGTTCCGCCGCGGCCGGACGGTGGAGGACGTGGCGGCTCTCACCCGCGTGGACCCGTGGTTCCTCGAGCGCATCCGGGAGGCGGTCGCCGTCGAGCGGTCGATGGAGGGGCGCGCTCTCTCGTCGGTCTCCGCCCAGGAGATGCGCGCCGCCAAGCAGCACGGGCTGTCCGACGCGCAGATCGCCGGGCTCACGGACTCCTCGGACGCCGACGTCCGGGCGTACAGGCTCGACCTCGGGGTGAGACCTACGTTCAAGGCGGTCGACACCTGCGCGGCCGAGTTCGCGGCAAGCACCCCCTACTACTACAAGACCTATGAGGAAGAGGACGAGGTCGCGCCGAGCGAGCGCCGGAAGGCGATGATCCTCGGGGCGGGCCCCAACAGGATCGGGCAGGGCATCGAGTTCGACTACTGCTGTGTTCACGCCTCCTTCGCGCTCGGCGAGCTCGGATACGAGACGATCATGGTGAACTGCAACCCCGAGACCGTCTCGACGGACTACGACACGTCGGACCGGCTGTACTTCGAGCCCCTCACGTTCGAGGACGTCATGGACGTCGTCGAGGCCGAACGGCCCGAGGGCGTGGTCGTGACGTTCGGCGGCCAGACGCCGCTGAAGCTCGCCCACGCGCTCGAGGACGCGGGAGTGCCGATACTGGGCACGAGGCCCGAGGCGATCGACCTGGCCGAGGACCGGCGGCGCTTCCAGGAGATGCTCGACAGGCTGGGCATCGCCTACCCTGCCGCCGGCACCGCCGAGACCTTCGAAGAGGCGCTGGACGTCGCCCGCCGTATCGGCTTCCCGCTGCTCGTCCGTCCGAGCTACGTGCTGGGCGGACGCGGGATGGTCATCGCGTACGACGAGGAGTACCTCGAGCGCTACATGGCCGAGGCCGTCAGCGTCAGCCCCGACCACCCGGTGCTCCTCGACCGCTTCCTGGAGGGCGCGATCGAGGTCGACGTGGACGCGGTCTGCGACGGCACGGACGTCTACATCGGCGGGGTGATGGAGCACATCGAGGAGGCCGGCATCCACTCCGGCGACTCGGCGTGCTGCATCCCTCCGTTCTCGTTGGGGGAGTCGACCATCGAGGAGATCCGGCGGCACACCCGCGACCTCGCTCTGGCGCTGGGCGTGCAAGGGCTGCTCAACGTCCAGTTCGCCGTCAAGGACCATGCGGTGCACGTGCTGGAGGTCAATCCCAGGGCGAGCCGCACGGTGCCGTTCGTCTCCAAAGCCACGGGCGTACCGCTGGCGAAGGTGGCCGCCAAGGTCATGGCCGGCATGAGGCTGGCGGAGATGGGTCTTCCCGAGGAGGGCCGCGACCTCGGGCGCTTCTGCGTGAAGGAGGCCGTGATGCCCTTCGGCCGCTTCCCGGGCACGGATTCGGTCCTCGGGCCGGAGATGAAGTCCACCGGAGAGGTCATGGGCGTGGCCGAGGACTTCCCGGCGGCGTACGCCAAGAGCCAACTCGCGATCGAGTACTCGCTCCCGCGCGCGGGCACCGCTTTCGTCTCGGTCCCCGACCGGGACAAGCGAGCCATCGCGTCGGTGGCGAGACACCTGCACGTGCTCGGATTCGACCTGCTCTCGACGCGCGGCACCGCCCGCATGCTGAGAGCCGCAGGCCTGCCGGTGTCCGAGGTGCTGAAGGTGCACGAGGGCCGCCCCAACATCGTGGACGCGATCACGAACGGAGAGGTCGACCTGGTCGTGAACACGCCGTTCGGCCAGGAGACGCGCTCCGACGGCTATCACATCCGCACGGCCGCCGTGCGTCACGGCATCGCGAACATCACGACCGTCCCGGCGGCCCAGGCGGTCGTCCAGGCGATCGAGGCGGTCAAGGAAGGCCGGCTCGGCGTGGTCGCGCTGCAGGACTTCGCCGAAGCCGGCGAGCCTGCGGCAGTGGCTCCCGCCTCGGGCTACGCGGGCGCGGACGGCACGGCGGCGGGGGGTGGGCGGCCATGA
- a CDS encoding dihydroorotase, translating to MPTQLLLRGGRLVDPAEGLDAVADVLVGADGAIAAVGDPAAEAGALEVPKGATVIECAEKVVLPGPVDVHVHLREPGREDEETVATGTRAAARGGFTAVCAMPNTDPAIDDGAAVRALLESAERDAAVRVHPVGALTRRRAGEALAEIGEMAATGAVAFTDDGSWLASSRMMRMAMDYTKRFGVPVLSHAEDPLARGGAVNEGEVSTLLGLPGWPSAAEETAVARDIRLCELTGCRLHVQHLSTAGSLELVRRAKAAGMPVTCEVTPHHLFLDETALLQRRYDTALKMNPPLRTSADREALVAGLTDGTVDCVATDHAPHAAHEKEMEFELAPYGVTGLETALPLLATRLVAPGTLSWADVARLLCHGPRSALGLPEVRLAAGFAADLTVFDPEARVEVGAGGFESRSANSPWTGERLLGRATEVLVGGKPVVRSGKVVA from the coding sequence ATGCCGACGCAGCTGCTGCTTAGGGGCGGGCGCCTCGTCGATCCCGCCGAGGGCCTCGACGCCGTCGCGGACGTGCTGGTCGGGGCCGACGGCGCCATCGCCGCCGTCGGCGACCCGGCCGCCGAAGCCGGCGCGCTGGAGGTCCCGAAGGGCGCGACCGTCATAGAGTGCGCCGAGAAGGTCGTCCTGCCCGGGCCGGTGGACGTGCACGTGCACCTGCGCGAGCCGGGGCGCGAGGACGAGGAGACGGTGGCCACCGGCACGCGCGCGGCGGCGCGCGGCGGCTTCACGGCGGTGTGCGCGATGCCCAACACCGACCCCGCGATCGACGACGGCGCGGCCGTGCGCGCGCTGCTCGAGTCCGCCGAGCGCGACGCCGCCGTGCGCGTGCACCCCGTGGGCGCGCTCACCCGCCGTCGCGCGGGAGAGGCGCTGGCCGAGATCGGCGAGATGGCCGCCACCGGCGCCGTGGCCTTCACCGACGACGGCTCCTGGCTCGCGAGCTCGCGCATGATGCGCATGGCGATGGACTACACGAAGCGCTTCGGCGTGCCGGTGCTCAGCCACGCCGAGGACCCCCTGGCGCGAGGCGGGGCCGTCAACGAGGGCGAGGTCTCCACGCTGCTGGGGCTGCCCGGGTGGCCCTCGGCGGCCGAGGAGACCGCGGTCGCCCGCGACATCCGCCTGTGCGAGCTCACCGGCTGCCGCCTGCACGTCCAGCACCTCTCGACCGCCGGTTCGCTCGAGCTCGTCCGGCGTGCCAAGGCCGCCGGGATGCCGGTGACCTGCGAGGTCACACCGCACCACCTCTTCCTGGACGAGACCGCGCTGCTGCAGCGCCGCTACGACACCGCGCTGAAGATGAACCCGCCCCTGCGCACGTCCGCCGACCGCGAGGCTCTGGTGGCGGGGCTCACCGACGGGACGGTGGACTGCGTCGCCACCGACCACGCACCGCACGCGGCGCACGAGAAGGAGATGGAGTTCGAGCTCGCGCCCTACGGCGTCACGGGCCTGGAGACCGCGCTGCCGCTGTTGGCGACCCGCCTGGTCGCCCCGGGAACGCTCTCTTGGGCGGACGTCGCGCGCCTGCTCTGCCACGGCCCGCGCTCCGCCCTCGGCCTGCCGGAGGTCCGTCTCGCGGCGGGCTTCGCCGCCGACCTCACGGTGTTCGACCCCGAGGCGCGGGTAGAGGTAGGGGCGGGGGGCTTCGAGAGCCGTTCCGCCAACTCGCCGTGGACGGGGGAGAGGCTGCTGGGGCGGGCGACCGAGGTCCTCGTCGGCGGGAAGCCGGTCGTGAGGAGCGGGAAGGTGGTCGCGTAG